GTCGTCTGCAGTTCGATTTTACCTACGATTCCGTTCCAGTTGCCCTGTGTCTGGTCGGTGATGCTATGTGAATCCGGACCGACATTGATCTCTTTAATCCGGTTGTCAACCCGAATAGTGATCCGGCACGGCTTGCCGGAAGTGACGGCCGAGGTCAGGTCATATACATGAGGAACACAAAGGCTGTTTTGCATACCGATTTCTTTCGTGTTTACCCATACGGTCGTTTCAATATGCGGGCGTTCCAGAAAAAGGAGAATCCTTTCCCCTTTCCAGTCGGATGGGATTGTCACTTTCTTTTGATACCAGGCGACACCTACATAGTGCTTGTCGGGAGTCAGGAAGAAAGGTAATTTGACTTGCCCTTCTATCCGGTATTTCTCCATGTAAGGATTGAAATAGTAAGAACTGTCATATAAACTTCCTGTCCATTGGGTACGTGCAGTAACATTGTCCCCTTTCAGCTTTTCGGGCATGGAACCGGGTAAGTTGATAGACTCGTCGAGCGATTTATTGAACCATTGTTCTTTTATCCCCGCATCTTCCCGGTCTATCTGGAAATCCCATTTTCCGGATAGGCTGAAAGAATGGTTTTGCCCTGTTGCGGTCAGTACAGAGGCGAATACAATGGCAATACTTACTAAAAGTTGTTTCATGATATGTAGAATTGATATGTTTTCCACTACGTTTAAAAATCTGCTGCTAAAGTAGAGCTTTTGAGTAATCTATAAAATAGAAAGATGTACAGATACATAGAATATTGTATCAAAAACGGCTTTTATGGCGGTTGGTGTACGAAACTACATGAATATGATAATATCTCCATCATCATTCATTTCTGAAATTCTGGGGGATACCATATCTTTGCGAAGTAAACTTTTTAATCTTAAAGTGAACCATGAAAAAAGTATTTGCCTGGATGGCTTTAACTCTTTGGTCGGTAATGACAATCTTTGCAGGTGAGACTGCTTATCTCTTTTCTTATTTTATCAATGACAGCAAGGACGGTCTGCATCTTGCCTACAGTTATGATGGGCTGAACTGGACTCCTTTGAACGGCGGACGCTCTTTTTTGGCTCCGTCTGTCGGTAAAGATAAATTGATGCGTGATCCCAGTATATGCCAAGCTCCCGACGGAACATTTCACATGGTCTGGACTTCCAGTTGGACGGACCGGATCATCGGATATGCTTCTTCCCGTGATTTGATTCATTGGAGTGAGCAACAGGCTATTCCCGTGATGATGCACGAGCCGGAAGCTCATAATTGTTGGGCGCCGGAACTCTTTTATGACGAGCCTTCGGAAACATATTACATTTTTTGGGCGACCACCATCCCCGGGCGCCACAAGGAAGTGCCTACCAGCGAAAGCGAAAAAGGACTGAACCATCGTATGTACTATGTCACAACGAAGGATTTTCGTACTTTCTCAAAGACGAAGATGTTTTTCAATCCCGATTTCAGTGTGATCGACGCGGCTATCGTGAAAGATCCGACACAGGGGGATCTGATCATGATCGTCAAGAACGAGAACTCCAATCCTCCGGAGAAAAACCTGCGTGTGACACGCACGAAGAATATTGCCAAAGGTTTTCCGACAAAGGTATCCGCCCCGATTACGGGAAAATATTGGGCGGAAGGACCGGCACCTCTTTTTGTGGGTGATGCGCTTTATGTGTATTTTGATAAGTATCGTGATCATCGTTACGGAGCTGTCCGTTCGCTGGATCATGGTGAAACGTGGGAAGATGTATCCGATCAGGTTTCGTTTCCGAAGGGAATCCGCCACGGGACTGCCTTTGCGGTAGATGCTTCCGTCGTAGAGTCTCTGGTAGATGACCGGAAGCATCAATCTGTAAAAGCACAAACTTCTTCCTGGTTCAACGATAAGGAACTGACATTGACAGGAGTTTATTATTATCCCGAACACTGGGATGAAAGTCAGTGGGAACGTGATTTCAAGAGGATGCATGAACTGGGATTTGAGTTTACTCACTTTGCGGAGTTTGCATGGGCGCAGCTGGAGCCGGAAGAAGGACGATACGATTTTGCCTGGCTGGATAAAGCAGTAGCTCTTGCTGCCAAATATGATCTGAAAGTCATTATGTGTACTTCGACTGCCACACCCCCGGTGTGGATGAGCCGGAAGTATCCCGAAATCCTGTTGAAGAATGAAGATGGTACGGTTCTCGATCACGGTGCCCGCCAGCATGCCTCATTTGCTTCGCCGCTCTATCGGGAATTATCGTATAAGATGATCGAGAAACTGGCACAGCATTATGGCAATGATTCCCGTATTGTCGGATGGCAACTCGACAATGAACCTGCCGTACAGTTCGACTATAATCCGAAAGCGGAACAGGCTTTCCGTGATTATCTCCGTGCAAAATACAATCACAACATTCAGTTGCTGAACGACGCGTGGGGAACCGCTTTCTGGAGTGAGGCTTATTCGTCTTTTGATGAAATCACTCTTCCTAAGCGTGTCCAGATGTTTATGAATCATCATCAGATTCTGGATTATCGTCGTTTTGCCGCTGCGCAGACCAATGATTTTCTGAATGAACAATGTCTGCTGATCAGAAAATATGCAAAGAACCAGTGGATTACTACCAACTATATCCCCAACTATGATGAAGGACATATCGGCGGTAGTCCTGCACTCGATTTCCAGAGTTATACACGCTATATGGTGTATGGCGATAACGAAGGTATCGGACGCCGTGGATATCGGGTAGGAAATCCGTTGCGTATTGCATGGGCGAATGACTTCTTCCGTCCTATACAGGGTACGTATGGCGTGATGGAGTTGCAACCGGGACAAGTGAATTGGGGGAGCATTAATCCGCAACCGCTTCCGGGAGCTGTCCGTCTGTGGATGTGGAGTGTATTTGCCGGTGGAAGCGATTTTATCTGTACGTATCGCTATCGCCAGCCGCTGTACGGCACAGAGCAGTATCATTATGGGATAGTAGGAACGGACGGCGTAACCGTCACTCCCGGCGGAAGGGAATATGAAACCTTTATAAAAGAGATAAGAGAACTCCGGAAACATTATGCTCCGCGCGAAACGAAGCCTGCCGACTATCTGGCACGTCGTACCGCTATCCTTTTCAACCACGAGAATTCCTGGAGCATCGAGCGGCAGAAACAGAACCGTACATGGGATACTTTTGCACATATAGAGAAGTATTACCGGACTTTGAAGTCATTTGGTGCTCCCGTTGATTTTGTCTCCGAACAGAAGGAGTTGACGGAGTATCCTGTGGTGATAGCTCCTGCTTACCAACTGGCTGATAAGGAATTAGTAAATAAATGGATTGCCTATGTGAAAAATGGTGGTAATCTTGTGTTGACCTGCCGTACAGCACAGAAAGACCGTTATGGCCGTTTGCCGGAAGCTCCTTTCGGTTCTATGATCACACCTCTGACGGGAAATGAAATGAACTTTTATGATCTGCTGTTACCGGAAGATCCGGGTACTGTTGTCATGAATGGAAAGCAATATGAGTGGAATACATGGGGAGAAATACTGATTCCCGCATCTGATTCGCAGGTTTGGGCGACGTATGCCAATGAATTCTATGAAGGTGGTCCTGCTGTCACGTTCCGAAAACTGGGTAAAGGCACTGTTACATATGTCGGAGTTGACAGCCACAATGGTGCGTTGGAAAAGGATATCTTAAAGAAATTATATGCACAGCTACAGATTCCTGTGATGGATTTGCCTTATGGAATAACGGTGGAATACCGGAACGGGCTGGGGATTGTACTGAATTATTCAGATCGTTCTTATACATTCGACATACCGGAGGGAAGTAAGGTGCTGGTAGGAACTGAAGAGATCCCAACCGCAGGAGTACTGGTGTTTTCAATGTAAGGTATTGATTAATAATAGATAAGTGTAAAAAGATAAATAGGTGATGAAACAAATTGTAGGATTAGTATTGATTTTGTGTTGTACACAAATGGTGGCTCAGGAGGTTTTTCCTGATGGCAAGGCAATCCCTGAATGGTTCAGGGAAAACAAGGAAGTGAATGTGAATGCTTTAGGAAAGAAATATAGCATAACCGATTATGGAGTAGCGAACGACAGTACGGTGGTGCAGACAAAGAAGATACAGGAAGTAATTGATCTGGCTGCCCGGAATGGGGGTGGAGTTATAGTTATTCCCAAAGGTACTTTCTTAAGCGGATCACTTTTCTTTAAAAACAATACTCATTTACATCTGGAAGAAGATGCAGTATTAAAGGGAAGCGATGATATTAGTCATTTTCCGGTGAAAATGACCCGTATGGAGGGACAGACTTTAAAATACTTCATGGCTTTGGTAAATGCAGACGGACTGGATGGATTTACAATTTCCGGAAAGGGAACATTGAATGGAAACGGGCTTCGGTACTGGAAGTCATTTTGGTTACGGCGTTCTATAAATCCGGATTGCACCAATATGGAAGAAATGCGTCCTCGCATTATTTATTTGTCCAACTGTAAGAATACTCAGATTGAGGGAATCAGAATTATGAATTCTCCTTTCTGGAGCACTCATTTCTATAAATGCAGTTTTTTGAAGTTGTTGAATCTTCGCATTACTTCACCTGCCAGTCCCGTAAAAGCTCCTAGTACGGATGCAGTGGACCTTGATGTTTGTAATAATGTGCTGATAAAGAATTGTTATATGTCTGTCAATGATGATGCGGTAGCGCTGAAAGGGGGAAAAGGACCTTGGGCAGATAAAGATGCCAATAATGGAGAAAACTATGATATTATTATTGAAGACTGTACCTACGGATTCTGTCATAGCGCCTTTACTTGTGGTAGTGAGTCTATCCTTAGCCGGAATGTGATTGTCCGCCGTTGTAAGGTAGATAGAGCACGTGCTCTTCTAACTCTAAAGATGCGCTCGGATACACCGCAAAAATATGAGTATATTCTGGTAGAGGATATAACAGGGAATGTACAGAATTGTCTGAATATAGCTCCTTGGACGCAGTTTTACGATTTGAAAGATCGTAAAGATACTCCCCTTTCTTATTCTAATAACATTACGATGCGTAATATAGACATTGATTGTAATGTATTCTTTAATGTTAAGAAGTCTGATCAATATAAGTTGTCTGATTTCTGTTTTGAGAATCTCACAGTGCGGGCTAAGAAAGGAAAAGTGGATCAGAGTGTAATAGATTCATTTACGATGAATAATGTGAAGATAAACCAATAAAACGACAGAATGATGAAGACATTTTCACTCTTTATCTTAAGTTTATTAATCAGTATTGGCTATTTGTCGGGAGCAGACTGGAATGTGCAAATAGCCAGATATAAACAGGATAAAGCTTGTGCTATCAGCTATACTTTTGACGATGGCCTGGCAGAACACTATACACTTCTTGTTCCCCAACTGGAAAAGAGAGGTTTTCGGGGAACATTCTGGGTCTGTGGTTCTAATATAAATAAGGATAACGAGAACATTACCGACACTACAAGAATGACTTGGCCTCAACTTAAGGAAATGGCTGATAATGGGCATGAGATATCCAATCATGGCTGGGCGCATAAAAACTTCGCACGTTTTCCTATCGAAGAGATAAAAGAGGATATTTTTAAGAATGATAGTGCTATCTTTGCAAATACAGGTGTAATGCCCCGTACTTTCTGCTATCCCAATAATAATAAAAAAGCGGAAGGACGGAGAATTGCCGTACAGAATCGTGTGGGGACGAGAACTCACCAGCGTTCGATTGGGAGTAAATCGACTCTGAAGGATTTGGAAAAATGGGTGAATACCTTGATTGAAACCAATGACTGGGGAGTAGGAATGACACATGGTTTAACCTATGGCTATGATGCTTTCCGCAATCCTCAACGTTTGTGGGATCATCTGGATCAAGTAAAAGCGAGAGAGAATGAAATATGGGTAGGAACATTCCGTGAAGTGGTTTCTTATATCAAGGAAAGGGAGGAAACTAAACTGGAAGTTGTGAATAAAAAGAATACCTTGTTGATTACTCCGGAACTTAAGTTGGATCAGGAACTGTTCGTTGAACCGTTGACAATGGTGATTACCGGTAAGGAAATAAAGAAAGTGACTGTGAAACAAGGAAAAAGAAGATTGCCGGTACAGATCACTGACGATAAAGTTCTTTTCGATTTCGACCCGTATGGCGGTATGATTAAGGTGACACTGAAAATTCAAAAATAAAATTGATTGGACAAATTTTAATATGAGATGATAATGAAACAGAACTTTTTAAAATGGATGGTATGTATGTGTTTCGGGCTATTGTCTGTTGCTACGGTAATGGCGGGCGGTAATTATAAAACTGTCAAAGTAAAAGCTCCTTTTCCGATGCAACCGATTAAAGTCTTTATTTATCCGGACCGGGATTTTAAGATTACGGATTTTGGTGCTGTGCCGGGTGGAGAAGTTGATAATACCAAAGCGATCGCTGCTGCTATTGACGCATGTAATAAAGCGGGCGGTGGACGTGTGGTTGTTCCGGCAGGCATTTGGCTGACGGGACCCGTACACTTTAAAAGCAATATAAACCTCTGTTTAGAAGAAGATGCTGTATTGAGTTTTACAGATAATCCGGAAGACTATCTACCGGCGGTAATGACCTCATGGGAGGGATTGGAGTGCTATAATTACTCACCGCTACTGTATGCATTTGAATGTGAAAATGTGGCAATCAGCGGTAAAGGTACATTACAGCCGAAGATGGGAACATGGAAAGTATGGTTTAAACGTCCTGCACCCCATCTGCAAGCTTTGAAGGAATTGTATACCAAAGCTTCGACCAATGTACCTGTTATAGAACGCCAGATGGCTATCGGTGAAAATCATTTGCGTCCGCATTTGATACATTTCAATCGCTGTAAGAATGTGATGCTGGATGGATTTAAAATACGTGAGAGTCCGTTTTGGACCATTCACCTCTATATGTGTGACGGAGGGATCGTCCGTAATTTGGATGTGCGGGCACATGGACACAATAATGATGGTATTGACTTTGAAATGAGTCGTAACTTTCTGGTCGAAGACTGTTCTTTTGACCAGGGAGACGATGCTGTTGTAATCAAAGCCGGTCGTAATCAGGACGCATGGAGGTTGAATACACCTTGCGAGAATATAGTTATCCGTAACTGCCGGATATTGAAAGGACATACCTTACTGGGCATCGGCAGTGAGATCTCCGGTGGTATACGGAATATCTATATGCATGACTGTACAGCACCCAATTCTGTGATGCGTCTTTTCTTTGTGAAGACAAATCATCGTAGGGGAGGATTTATTGAGAATATCTATATGAAAAATGTAGCATCCGGAACAGCCCAGCGGGTACTTGAAATAGATACGGAGGTGCTTTATCAGTGGAAGGACTTAGTCCCGACTTATGAAAAGCGAATCACTCGTATCGATGGCATCTATATGGATAAAGTAACTTGTGAATCGGCAGACGCTGTATATGAACTGAAAGGAAATGCTGAACTTCCTGTGAAAAATGTGCGGATAAAGGATGTAAAGGTCGGTTCGGTTAAGAAGTTTGTGAAGAAAGTAAGTAATGTTGAAAATGTGGTAGAAAAGAATGTAACTTATTCACAGAAAGATTAAAAGTAAATAGAGAATATAAATTCCCCGAATTAAGTTTCTTCATTAATTAGGTAATTTTTGAAACTTGATTCGGGGAATTTATATTACATTTTTTTGTCAGCTATATATAGCGTACATTAATTGTTTACCGGAAGTCAAACATCAGATTCAGATGTAGCCCTTCATCTCCCGATTTGATTCGGATATTTCCCGGTTGACTGTTAGGACCTTGTTGCTCGATCGGCTTGAACGAGCAGATAGCCGGAATATCGAGCAAGAATGAAAGATCACCTTCAGGGAATGCAGGCATGGTATCTTTTATCCGTCCTGCCGGTTCTTCTGGAGTGAATACCCGGAAGAAAGTACCGTCATTACGCGAATAAACGGTAAATGAAGTCTTCTCGCCCTCCAGTGTAGCCCAATAGAGGTTGGCATGGTAGCCCTTGAACTCCGGATATATCAGATTCTCAAAACTTTCTCCGGTAATGGTGTTGTTATAATCTTTGTGCCAGATACCGTAGTTCGTTCCTGGTATTCGGTTTTTCCATACCCTGTATGGCCCGCGTCCCATCCATTTCATACCCGAACAGTTTTGTTCCGGATAAGAGAAGCTAAGTCCGAGATTGAAAACCTGTGCATCCATGAAAGCATCGTCGAAGCCACCGCCACCGGAACCGCGATTTAATAAGATTGCATCCATATAGAGCAAACCTTCGTTTGTCAGACGCCAGACAATGGAATCTGCCGCACCTTTATATTTGGCACAATAAATGGCGCCGTCGGAGGAATGACGAGTATAGCTGAGCGAAGGTTCATATCGCATCTTCATACCTATTGCTACCGGACCATCTTTGAATGGAACCTCAGTCTCACCGGATTTAATGTGACGGATCATACCGGTCGCCGCATCGAAGGTTATGCTGACTTTGCTGCTTTTTAGTTCGATGGCGTCAGACGTTTGTCGGGCTTCTGCTTTTTGAGGGGCAGGAGTGAGTGTCGTTTGCGCCAGGTTACGTTCAAAATATTGTTTTGCCAGATGAATCGGATAAGTCCAGTTACAGATACTTTTTCCTTCTCTATCAAAAGCCTCCAGTTCGAGCACATCCCCTTTCCGGAATGAATCGGGCAGTTCAAAACGGGCAGTGCCTGTTTCTCCCGGATTGATGGATGGAAGTTGGACTTTTCCTTCGGCAATCACCTTTCCTGCTTCTGCGTTTCCCTGGAGAGGAGTGCCGCATGATAAAACCTTATAAGTCATACGACAATCTTTCAGATTGGTAAAAGTATATTCATTGGTCAGGAGGAAACGGCCGTCGAAGTGGTTAGTAATGAGAAGAGGTTTCAACTGGATAGGCGACCATTGTGCACGGATGGCATAATAGCTTCCTTCTTTCTCTCGACGTGGTCCTACTACTCCGTCGGGTGCATTGGACTTGTCAGAGTCGAGTATTCCTCCTTTATCACTGCGTTTGGGAGCCTCATCGCAATATACCCAGATGAACCCTCCTGCAAACAAGGGATT
This sequence is a window from Bacteroides thetaiotaomicron VPI-5482. Protein-coding genes within it:
- a CDS encoding beta-galactosidase; amino-acid sequence: MIVKNENSNPPEKNLRVTRTKNIAKGFPTKVSAPITGKYWAEGPAPLFVGDALYVYFDKYRDHRYGAVRSLDHGETWEDVSDQVSFPKGIRHGTAFAVDASVVESLVDDRKHQSVKAQTSSWFNDKELTLTGVYYYPEHWDESQWERDFKRMHELGFEFTHFAEFAWAQLEPEEGRYDFAWLDKAVALAAKYDLKVIMCTSTATPPVWMSRKYPEILLKNEDGTVLDHGARQHASFASPLYRELSYKMIEKLAQHYGNDSRIVGWQLDNEPAVQFDYNPKAEQAFRDYLRAKYNHNIQLLNDAWGTAFWSEAYSSFDEITLPKRVQMFMNHHQILDYRRFAAAQTNDFLNEQCLLIRKYAKNQWITTNYIPNYDEGHIGGSPALDFQSYTRYMVYGDNEGIGRRGYRVGNPLRIAWANDFFRPIQGTYGVMELQPGQVNWGSINPQPLPGAVRLWMWSVFAGGSDFICTYRYRQPLYGTEQYHYGIVGTDGVTVTPGGREYETFIKEIRELRKHYAPRETKPADYLARRTAILFNHENSWSIERQKQNRTWDTFAHIEKYYRTLKSFGAPVDFVSEQKELTEYPVVIAPAYQLADKELVNKWIAYVKNGGNLVLTCRTAQKDRYGRLPEAPFGSMITPLTGNEMNFYDLLLPEDPGTVVMNGKQYEWNTWGEILIPASDSQVWATYANEFYEGGPAVTFRKLGKGTVTYVGVDSHNGALEKDILKKLYAQLQIPVMDLPYGITVEYRNGLGIVLNYSDRSYTFDIPEGSKVLVGTEEIPTAGVLVFSM
- a CDS encoding alpha-d-galacturonidase — its product is MKQNFLKWMVCMCFGLLSVATVMAGGNYKTVKVKAPFPMQPIKVFIYPDRDFKITDFGAVPGGEVDNTKAIAAAIDACNKAGGGRVVVPAGIWLTGPVHFKSNINLCLEEDAVLSFTDNPEDYLPAVMTSWEGLECYNYSPLLYAFECENVAISGKGTLQPKMGTWKVWFKRPAPHLQALKELYTKASTNVPVIERQMAIGENHLRPHLIHFNRCKNVMLDGFKIRESPFWTIHLYMCDGGIVRNLDVRAHGHNNDGIDFEMSRNFLVEDCSFDQGDDAVVIKAGRNQDAWRLNTPCENIVIRNCRILKGHTLLGIGSEISGGIRNIYMHDCTAPNSVMRLFFVKTNHRRGGFIENIYMKNVASGTAQRVLEIDTEVLYQWKDLVPTYEKRITRIDGIYMDKVTCESADAVYELKGNAELPVKNVRIKDVKVGSVKKFVKKVSNVENVVEKNVTYSQKD
- a CDS encoding polysaccharide deacetylase family protein; this translates as MKTFSLFILSLLISIGYLSGADWNVQIARYKQDKACAISYTFDDGLAEHYTLLVPQLEKRGFRGTFWVCGSNINKDNENITDTTRMTWPQLKEMADNGHEISNHGWAHKNFARFPIEEIKEDIFKNDSAIFANTGVMPRTFCYPNNNKKAEGRRIAVQNRVGTRTHQRSIGSKSTLKDLEKWVNTLIETNDWGVGMTHGLTYGYDAFRNPQRLWDHLDQVKARENEIWVGTFREVVSYIKEREETKLEVVNKKNTLLITPELKLDQELFVEPLTMVITGKEIKKVTVKQGKRRLPVQITDDKVLFDFDPYGGMIKVTLKIQK
- a CDS encoding rhamnogalacturonidase; the encoded protein is MKQIVGLVLILCCTQMVAQEVFPDGKAIPEWFRENKEVNVNALGKKYSITDYGVANDSTVVQTKKIQEVIDLAARNGGGVIVIPKGTFLSGSLFFKNNTHLHLEEDAVLKGSDDISHFPVKMTRMEGQTLKYFMALVNADGLDGFTISGKGTLNGNGLRYWKSFWLRRSINPDCTNMEEMRPRIIYLSNCKNTQIEGIRIMNSPFWSTHFYKCSFLKLLNLRITSPASPVKAPSTDAVDLDVCNNVLIKNCYMSVNDDAVALKGGKGPWADKDANNGENYDIIIEDCTYGFCHSAFTCGSESILSRNVIVRRCKVDRARALLTLKMRSDTPQKYEYILVEDITGNVQNCLNIAPWTQFYDLKDRKDTPLSYSNNITMRNIDIDCNVFFNVKKSDQYKLSDFCFENLTVRAKKGKVDQSVIDSFTMNNVKINQ